The proteins below are encoded in one region of Rhizobacter sp.:
- the ugpC gene encoding sn-glycerol-3-phosphate ABC transporter ATP-binding protein UgpC, whose amino-acid sequence MGALSIRQVRKSYGPVDILKGIDLEIDEGEFLILVGPSGCGKSTLLSMIAGLDTPTSGSLHIGERDVTNTLPRDRDIAMVFQSYALYPNMNVAQNISFALEMRKVAKAEREAAVARVAKMLQIEHLLDRKPAQLSGGQRQRVAMGRALARNPKLFLFDEPLSNLDAKLRVEMRAEIKLLHQRTRTTTVYVTHDQVEAMTLGDRIAVMKDGLVQQFGTPDDIYSRPATRFVAEFIGSPAMNMVKAEVAGEGLSVHGQAITLAADQQQALRAASPKGGCVLGVRPECVRLADTGLAGRLTLLEPTGPDTYAFVDTAIGPLVLRTGGRVPQRVGDAVHVAWDAQDLHVFDDATDRRLG is encoded by the coding sequence ATGGGTGCACTCTCCATCCGCCAGGTCCGCAAGAGCTACGGGCCCGTCGACATCCTCAAAGGCATCGACCTCGAGATCGACGAGGGCGAGTTCCTCATCCTCGTCGGCCCCTCGGGCTGTGGCAAGTCGACGCTGCTGTCGATGATCGCGGGCCTCGACACGCCCACCTCGGGCAGCCTGCACATCGGCGAGCGCGACGTGACCAACACGCTGCCGCGCGACCGCGACATCGCGATGGTGTTCCAGAGCTACGCCCTCTACCCCAACATGAACGTGGCGCAGAACATCAGCTTCGCGCTCGAGATGCGCAAGGTCGCCAAGGCCGAGCGCGAAGCCGCCGTCGCGCGCGTCGCCAAGATGCTGCAGATCGAGCACCTGCTCGACCGCAAGCCCGCGCAGCTCTCGGGCGGCCAGCGCCAGCGGGTCGCGATGGGCCGGGCGCTCGCGCGCAACCCCAAGCTCTTCCTCTTCGACGAGCCGCTGTCGAACCTCGACGCCAAGCTGCGCGTGGAGATGCGCGCCGAGATCAAGCTCCTGCACCAGCGCACGCGCACCACCACCGTCTACGTCACGCATGACCAGGTGGAGGCGATGACGCTCGGCGACCGCATCGCGGTGATGAAAGACGGGCTGGTGCAGCAGTTCGGCACGCCCGACGACATCTACAGCCGCCCGGCCACCCGCTTCGTGGCCGAGTTCATCGGCTCCCCGGCGATGAACATGGTGAAGGCCGAAGTGGCGGGCGAGGGCCTGAGCGTGCACGGCCAGGCCATCACGCTCGCCGCCGACCAGCAGCAGGCCCTGCGGGCCGCTTCACCGAAGGGCGGCTGCGTGCTCGGCGTGCGGCCCGAGTGCGTGCGCCTCGCCGACACGGGGCTCGCCGGCCGCCTGACGCTGCTCGAGCCCACCGGCCCCGACACCTACGCCTTTGTCGACACGGCCATCGGACCGCTGGTGTTGCGCACCGGGGGGCGGGTGCCGCAGCGCGTAGGCGATGCCGTCCACGTCGCGTGGGATGCGCAAGACCTGCACGTGTTCGACGACGCCACCGACCGGCGGCTCGGCTGA
- a CDS encoding nuclear transport factor 2 family protein: MTIATLATWHDLVSTRNVKGLDALLADGVVFHSPVVHTPQVGKAITTQYLAAAFQVFFNETFRYVREIAGPRDAVLEFQVEIDGIAVNGVDMLQWDDEGRIVEFKVMIRPLKAINLIHQQMGAMLKKAAP; the protein is encoded by the coding sequence ATGACGATCGCCACCCTCGCCACCTGGCACGACCTGGTCTCGACCCGCAACGTGAAGGGGCTCGACGCCCTGCTCGCCGACGGCGTGGTCTTCCACTCGCCGGTGGTGCACACCCCGCAGGTCGGCAAGGCGATCACCACGCAGTACCTCGCGGCGGCGTTCCAGGTCTTCTTCAACGAGACCTTCCGCTACGTGCGCGAGATCGCCGGCCCGCGCGATGCCGTGCTGGAGTTCCAGGTCGAGATCGACGGCATTGCCGTGAACGGCGTCGACATGCTCCAGTGGGACGACGAAGGCCGCATCGTCGAGTTCAAGGTGATGATCCGCCCGCTCAAGGCGATCAACCTGATCCACCAGCAGATGGGGGCGATGCTGAAGAAGGCCGCGCCCTGA
- a CDS encoding PAS domain S-box protein: MPAIREDDAQGFLRLLHEAQGHGVMFADAEGFITSWSEGATHITALQPDDVVGRPFSSLFTPEDRDGGIPEHELNAARAMGCSQDERWHPRRDGSRFWASGLTYARHDDAGRLIGFIKIFRDATHLRTRMKYLENVLEERNAEQAERNTFIAAVAHELRGPLAPIRNVLEILQSSADLARHDGLLKILDRQVDFLTRLVEDLVDLTRARVGKLSVQYRPVVLQSLIHEVVADAQPKAEAAGVSLTAVLPEQPLEVEVDAGRMQQVFGNLVANAIKFTSAGGRVWVTASADQTHFVATVKDTGRGIPKSLLPTIFDVFTQADGASSARGAGLGIGLSVVKEIVNLHRGTVEVRSEGEGKGAEFSLRIPLTEGATSAVAEAGAGLLR, from the coding sequence ATGCCCGCCATACGCGAGGACGATGCCCAAGGCTTCCTTCGCCTGCTGCACGAGGCCCAGGGGCACGGCGTCATGTTTGCCGATGCCGAAGGCTTCATCACGAGCTGGAGCGAGGGAGCCACACACATCACCGCGCTGCAACCCGACGACGTGGTCGGCCGCCCGTTCAGCAGCCTCTTCACCCCGGAAGACCGCGACGGCGGCATCCCCGAGCACGAGCTGAACGCGGCCCGCGCGATGGGCTGCTCGCAAGACGAGCGCTGGCACCCACGCCGCGACGGCTCGCGCTTCTGGGCCAGCGGCCTGACCTACGCACGGCACGACGACGCAGGCCGCCTCATCGGCTTCATCAAGATCTTCCGTGACGCGACCCACCTGCGCACGCGCATGAAGTACCTCGAAAACGTGCTCGAAGAGCGCAACGCCGAGCAGGCCGAGCGCAACACCTTCATCGCCGCAGTGGCCCACGAGCTGCGCGGCCCGCTGGCGCCCATCCGCAACGTGCTGGAGATCCTCCAGTCATCGGCTGACCTCGCGCGCCACGATGGGCTGCTGAAGATCCTGGATCGCCAGGTCGACTTCCTCACCCGCCTGGTCGAAGACCTCGTCGACCTCACCCGCGCACGCGTGGGCAAGCTCAGCGTGCAATACCGGCCGGTGGTGCTGCAGTCGCTGATCCACGAGGTGGTGGCCGATGCGCAACCCAAGGCCGAGGCCGCGGGCGTGTCGCTCACCGCGGTGCTGCCCGAGCAGCCGCTGGAGGTCGAGGTCGATGCCGGCCGCATGCAGCAGGTGTTCGGCAACCTGGTGGCCAACGCGATCAAGTTCACGTCGGCCGGCGGCCGGGTGTGGGTCACGGCCAGCGCCGACCAGACGCACTTCGTCGCGACGGTGAAAGACACCGGGCGCGGCATCCCGAAGAGCCTGCTGCCCACCATCTTCGACGTCTTCACGCAGGCCGATGGCGCGAGTTCGGCGCGTGGTGCGGGCCTTGGCATCGGCCTGTCGGTGGTGAAGGAGATCGTCAACCTGCACCGCGGCACGGTGGAGGTGCGCAGCGAAGGCGAGGGCAAGGGGGCCGAGTTCTCGCTGCGCATTCCCCTCACCGAGGGCGCGACCTCGGCCGTGGCCGAGGCGGGGGCCGGGCTCCTGCGCTGA
- a CDS encoding carbohydrate ABC transporter permease, whose product MKAQTVHRIAIWSVLLLFAAFFLLPLYVMVATSLKDMAQVRGGSLLDLPQGLDFGAWRKAWSEACTGTDCGGLKPFFFNSILMVVPAVLISTALGAVNGYVFAKWRFKGSELMFGLMLFGAFMPLQVVLLPMSQVLGWFNLADSIWGLVIVHVLVGLATTTLFFRNYYVALPDELIRAAMLDGAGFWRIFWRIVLPLSTPILVVTLIWQFTAIWNDFLFGVVFSAGDAKPVTVGLNNMANTSSSVKEYNVDMAAAMIAALPTLAIYVLAGKYFVRGLTAGAVKG is encoded by the coding sequence ATGAAGGCGCAAACCGTCCACCGCATCGCCATCTGGTCGGTGCTGCTGCTCTTCGCAGCCTTCTTCCTGCTGCCGCTCTACGTGATGGTGGCCACCTCGCTGAAGGACATGGCCCAGGTGCGCGGCGGCAGCCTGCTCGACCTGCCCCAGGGTCTCGACTTCGGGGCCTGGCGCAAGGCCTGGTCCGAAGCCTGCACCGGCACCGACTGTGGCGGCCTGAAGCCCTTCTTCTTCAACTCCATCCTGATGGTGGTGCCGGCGGTGCTCATCTCCACCGCGCTCGGCGCTGTCAACGGCTACGTGTTCGCCAAGTGGCGCTTCAAGGGCAGCGAGCTGATGTTCGGGCTGATGCTCTTCGGTGCCTTCATGCCGCTGCAGGTGGTGCTGCTGCCGATGTCGCAGGTGCTCGGCTGGTTCAACCTCGCCGACTCGATCTGGGGCCTGGTGATCGTGCACGTGCTGGTGGGCCTGGCCACCACCACGCTCTTCTTCCGCAACTACTACGTGGCGCTGCCCGACGAGCTCATCCGCGCGGCCATGCTCGATGGGGCTGGCTTCTGGCGCATCTTCTGGCGCATCGTGCTGCCGCTCTCCACGCCCATCCTCGTCGTCACGCTGATCTGGCAGTTCACCGCCATCTGGAACGACTTCCTCTTCGGCGTGGTGTTCTCCGCGGGTGATGCCAAGCCGGTGACGGTGGGCCTCAACAACATGGCCAACACCAGCAGCAGCGTCAAGGAATACAACGTGGACATGGCCGCCGCCATGATCGCCGCGCTGCCGACGCTGGCCATCTACGTGCTGGCCGGCAAGTACTTCGTGCGGGGCCTCACGGCCGGCGCCGTCAAAGGTTGA
- a CDS encoding VOC family protein, which yields MPSKNTICLWYDRNALEAAQFYARTFPNSSVGAVHRAPGDFPDGKQGDELTVEFTVMGIPCLGLNGGPAFKHTEAFSFQVSTEDQAETDRLWHAIVDHGGEESACGWCKDKWGLSWQITPRVLMEAIAHPDPKAAKRAFDAMMTMKKIDIAAIEAALKG from the coding sequence ATGCCCAGCAAGAACACGATCTGCCTCTGGTACGACCGCAACGCCCTGGAGGCCGCGCAGTTCTACGCCAGGACCTTCCCGAACAGCAGCGTGGGCGCGGTGCACCGCGCCCCGGGTGACTTCCCCGATGGCAAGCAGGGCGACGAGCTCACGGTCGAGTTCACCGTGATGGGCATCCCCTGCCTGGGCCTCAACGGCGGCCCGGCCTTCAAGCACACCGAGGCCTTCTCGTTCCAGGTGAGCACCGAAGACCAGGCCGAGACCGACCGCCTGTGGCACGCCATCGTCGACCACGGCGGAGAAGAAAGCGCCTGCGGCTGGTGCAAGGACAAATGGGGCCTGTCGTGGCAGATCACGCCGCGCGTGCTGATGGAGGCCATCGCCCACCCCGACCCGAAGGCCGCCAAGCGGGCCTTCGACGCGATGATGACGATGAAGAAGATCGACATCGCCGCCATCGAGGCCGCGCTCAAGGGCTGA
- a CDS encoding response regulator encodes MPRRSVLLVFRGIDATSRATAALGVLLVTGVLLAGGLSIWRLRQAAEASAQQHADNRAVAISAHAAQALDAARYVVDSLATEIAAAAPRDAADLHAALGSRAAHERLRARTESLSVLDVISIFDAEGQLVTYSRQFPAPAIQIRDRESFTVASAGYGKAFIAGAVQNRSRGDWTFYLARRLESRSGDFLGVVLVGLASRYFSRFYDQVRGQRAFGQSAGEGHPVTVTLLRDDGVVLVRAPAEEGLLGHRLRPDGHYRQLGNDRLPLPGTPDYPVATPWDAEPRAPQHSLASFDWAEGHPVVAAVVVDNDAFLGEWRTQSTVVGLLVGLVAVCLAAIFRSLSHSLQRREQHMVENQRLRVQAESANKAKSEFLATMSHEIRTPMHGILGTADLLARTPLSPHQAQLARTLMASGRNLLGIINDILDLSKIEADELQVFPSAFSPTEVVNEVRDLFMGYASKKGLALEALPSTGLAAAVEGDLNRVRQVLVNLTSNAIKFTDRGHVRLSVSQHGRIGADRVAVRFQVEDSGSGIDPTARATLFQPFTQVDGSVARKFGGTGLGLAISQRLVHLMGGTLDYLSTPGQGSTFWFELPLKVAAEGAVHPQPIGQQVHERFANSGATPLAETQGVEHEGCHILVVEDDPVNAMIAEAQLARLGCSCDIAIDGKEALQRLRDGHYDLVLMDCMLPGMSGYAASAAWRAEEDAGGRPRVPIVALTANVLASNAEQCRQAGMDDYLTKPCTIEKLAAMLGRWLQKVA; translated from the coding sequence CGGGCGGCTTGTCAATCTGGCGGCTGCGGCAGGCGGCGGAAGCCTCGGCGCAGCAACACGCCGACAACCGGGCCGTGGCCATCTCGGCCCACGCCGCGCAGGCCCTGGATGCCGCCCGCTACGTGGTCGACTCGCTGGCCACCGAAATCGCCGCCGCCGCACCGCGCGACGCCGCCGACCTGCACGCCGCCCTCGGGAGCCGCGCGGCGCACGAGCGGCTGCGCGCCCGCACCGAAAGTCTGTCGGTCCTCGACGTGATCTCGATCTTCGATGCCGAGGGGCAGCTCGTGACGTACTCGCGCCAGTTCCCGGCGCCGGCCATCCAGATCCGCGACCGCGAGTCCTTCACGGTGGCCAGCGCCGGTTACGGCAAAGCCTTCATTGCGGGAGCGGTGCAGAACCGCTCGCGTGGCGACTGGACGTTCTACCTCGCGCGCCGCCTCGAAAGCCGCTCGGGCGACTTCCTCGGCGTGGTACTGGTGGGCCTGGCCAGCCGCTACTTCTCGCGCTTTTACGACCAGGTGCGCGGGCAGCGCGCCTTCGGGCAGTCCGCCGGCGAGGGTCACCCGGTGACGGTCACGCTGCTGCGCGACGACGGGGTGGTGCTGGTGCGCGCCCCCGCGGAAGAAGGCCTGCTGGGCCACCGGCTGCGCCCCGATGGCCACTATCGCCAGCTCGGCAATGACCGGCTGCCCCTGCCCGGCACGCCCGACTACCCCGTGGCCACCCCGTGGGACGCCGAGCCGCGCGCCCCGCAGCACAGCCTCGCCAGCTTCGACTGGGCCGAAGGCCACCCCGTCGTGGCCGCGGTGGTGGTCGACAACGACGCCTTCCTCGGCGAGTGGCGCACCCAGAGCACCGTGGTCGGCCTGCTGGTGGGCCTGGTGGCGGTGTGCCTGGCGGCGATCTTCCGCTCGCTCTCGCACTCGTTGCAGCGGCGCGAGCAGCACATGGTGGAGAACCAGCGCCTGCGCGTGCAGGCCGAGAGCGCCAACAAGGCCAAGAGCGAGTTCCTCGCCACCATGAGCCACGAGATCCGCACCCCGATGCACGGCATCCTCGGCACGGCCGACCTGCTCGCGCGCACGCCGCTCAGCCCGCACCAGGCGCAGCTCGCGCGCACGCTGATGGCGTCGGGCCGCAACCTGCTCGGCATCATCAACGACATCCTCGACCTGTCGAAGATCGAGGCCGACGAATTGCAGGTCTTTCCGAGCGCCTTCTCGCCCACGGAGGTGGTGAACGAGGTGCGCGACCTCTTCATGGGCTACGCCTCCAAGAAGGGCCTGGCGCTCGAAGCCCTGCCCTCCACCGGCCTGGCCGCCGCGGTGGAAGGCGACCTGAACCGGGTGCGGCAGGTGCTCGTCAACCTCACCAGCAACGCGATCAAGTTCACCGACCGCGGCCACGTGCGGCTGTCGGTCAGCCAGCACGGGCGGATTGGCGCTGACCGCGTCGCGGTGCGCTTCCAGGTCGAGGACTCCGGCAGCGGCATCGACCCCACCGCGCGCGCGACCCTCTTCCAGCCCTTCACCCAGGTCGACGGCTCGGTGGCCCGCAAGTTCGGCGGCACCGGGCTCGGGCTCGCGATCTCGCAGCGGCTCGTGCACCTGATGGGCGGCACCCTCGACTACCTCAGCACGCCGGGCCAGGGCAGCACCTTCTGGTTCGAGCTGCCGCTGAAGGTGGCGGCCGAAGGCGCGGTGCACCCCCAGCCGATCGGCCAGCAGGTGCACGAGCGCTTCGCCAACAGCGGCGCCACGCCGCTGGCCGAGACGCAGGGGGTCGAACACGAGGGCTGCCACATCCTCGTCGTCGAGGACGACCCAGTGAACGCCATGATCGCCGAGGCCCAGCTCGCGCGCCTGGGCTGCTCGTGCGACATCGCCATCGACGGCAAGGAGGCCCTGCAGCGGCTGCGCGACGGCCACTACGACCTGGTGCTGATGGACTGCATGCTGCCCGGCATGTCGGGCTACGCCGCCTCGGCCGCCTGGCGCGCCGAAGAAGACGCGGGCGGCCGGCCCCGCGTGCCCATCGTCGCGCTCACCGCCAACGTGCTCGCGAGCAACGCCGAGCAATGCCGTCAGGCCGGCATGGACGACTACCTCACCAAGCCGTGCACCATCGAGAAGCTCGCCGCGATGCTGGGCCGCTGGCTGCAGAAGGTGGCCTGA